From Desulfofalx alkaliphila DSM 12257, one genomic window encodes:
- a CDS encoding helix-turn-helix domain-containing protein: protein MREWVRQGKIPHTRIGRRIIFRKEALDIWFDEQEKASMKVHLLTI, encoded by the coding sequence CTGCGCGAGTGGGTACGCCAAGGCAAGATTCCGCACACCAGGATCGGGCGGCGGATCATATTTAGAAAGGAGGCTCTGGATATTTGGTTTGACGAACAAGAAAAGGCATCCATGAAGGTACATTTATTAACGATCTAG